The following proteins are co-located in the Manihot esculenta cultivar AM560-2 chromosome 9, M.esculenta_v8, whole genome shotgun sequence genome:
- the LOC110623420 gene encoding serine/threonine-protein kinase BSK6 isoform X2 → MGARCSKFSLCWFHSHLKPSVLESSDLETGAKNDGNVWPSFTEFSFEQLKAATSGFSSDNIVSEHGEKAPNVVYKGKLDNNDRWIAVKRFNRLAWPDSRQFLEEARSVGSLRSERLANLIGCCCEGDERLLVAEFMPHETLARHLFHWENQPMKWAMRLRVALYLAQALEYCSSKGRALYHDLNAYRVLFDQDGNPRLSCFGLMKNSRDGKSYSTNLAFTPPEYLRTGRVTPESVVYSFGTLLLDLLSGKHIPPSHALDLIRGKNFLMLMDSALEGHFSKDDGTELVRLASRCLQYEPRERPNAKSLVTSLLSLQKEAEVPSYVLMGIPHETTSSTQQLSLTPFGEACLRVDLTAIHEILEKIGYKDDEGIANELSFQMWTSQMQETLNSKKHGDTAFRAKDFATAIECYTQFIDGGTMVSPTVYARRCLSYLMSEMPQEALGDAMQAQVISPEWATASYLQAACLFSLGMETDAQETLKDGTKLEAKRNKS, encoded by the exons ATGGGAGCCCGATGCTCCAAATTCTCGCTCTGCTGGTTCCACTCTCATCTCAAGCCTTCCGTACTCGAATCCTCCGATCTCG AAACTGGGGCCAAGAATGACGGAAATGTATGGCCGAGCTTCACAGAGTTCAGCTTCGAGCAACTGAAAGCTGCCACTAGTGGTTTCTCTTCGGATAATATAGTGTCGGAGCACGGTGAAAAAGCACCCAACGTTGTTTACAAAGGGAAGCTCGATAATAATGACCGATGGATTGCCGTTAAGCGATTCAACAGACTGGCATGGCCTGATTCTCGCCAATTCCTT GAGGAAGCCAGATCAGTGGGGAGTTTGAGGAGCGAGAGATTGGCAAATTTGATTGGATGTTGCTGTGAAGGCGATGAGAGATTGCTTGTTGCCGAGTTTATGCCCCATGAAACGCTGGCAAGACATCTATTTCACT GGGAGAATCAACCAATGAAATGGGCAATGAGGCTGAGGGTCGCTCTTTATTTGGCGCAAGCGCTGGAATACTGTAGCAGCAAAGGAAGGGCATtgtatcatgatcttaatgccTACAGGGTCTTATTTGATCAG GATGGTAATCCCAGGCTATCTTGCTTTGGACTAATGAAGAATAGCCGAGATGGCAAAAGTTATAGCACGAATTTGGCTTTCACACCTCCGGAGTACTTGAGAACAG GTAGAGTGACCCCAGAGAGTGTAGTTTACAGCTTTGGAACACTCTTGTTGGATCTTCTGAGTGGGAAGCACATTCCTCCAAGCCAT GCACTTGACCTGATTCGTGGCAAGAATTTTCTTATGTTAATGGATTCTGCTTTGGAGGGTCATTTTTCAAAAGATGATGGAACTGAACTAGTGCGATTAGCTTCACGTTGTCTACAGTATGAACCTCGTGAGAGGCCAAATGCAAAGTCCCTTGTTACGTCACTTTTGTCACTTCAGAAAGAAGCAGAG GTTCCATCTTACGTATTGATGGGTATCCCACATGAAACTACATCATCAACTCAGCAATTGTCCTTAACTCCTTTTGGCGAGGCATGTTTGAGAGTGGATCTTACTGCTATACATGAAATACTGGAGAAGATCGGATACAAGGATGATGAAGGGATTGCCAATGAG CTTTCTTTTCAAATGTGGACTAGTCAAATGCAGGAGACATTGAATTCTAAGAAGCATGGAGACACGGCTTTTAGAGCCAAGGATTTTGCAACTGCCATTGAATGCTATACACAA TTCATTGATGGGGGAACCATGGTATCACCAACTGTGTATGCGAGGCGCTGTTTATCTTACTTGATgagtgaaatgccacaagaaGCTCTTGGGGATGCTATGCAAGCCCAAGTGATCTCTCCTGAATGGGCCACTGCCTCCTACCTTCAAGCAGCTTGTCTCTTCAGCCTCGGAATGGAGACGGATGCACAAGAAACACTCAAAGATGGCACAAAATTAGAAGCCAAAAGGAACAAAAGCTGA
- the LOC110623420 gene encoding serine/threonine-protein kinase BSK6 isoform X1 — translation MGARCSKFSLCWFHSHLKPSVLESSDLETGAKNDGNVWPSFTEFSFEQLKAATSGFSSDNIVSEHGEKAPNVVYKGKLDNNDRWIAVKRFNRLAWPDSRQFLEEARSVGSLRSERLANLIGCCCEGDERLLVAEFMPHETLARHLFHWENQPMKWAMRLRVALYLAQALEYCSSKGRALYHDLNAYRVLFDQDGNPRLSCFGLMKNSRDGKSYSTNLAFTPPEYLRTGRVTPESVVYSFGTLLLDLLSGKHIPPSHALDLIRGKNFLMLMDSALEGHFSKDDGTELVRLASRCLQYEPRERPNAKSLVTSLLSLQKEAEQVPSYVLMGIPHETTSSTQQLSLTPFGEACLRVDLTAIHEILEKIGYKDDEGIANELSFQMWTSQMQETLNSKKHGDTAFRAKDFATAIECYTQFIDGGTMVSPTVYARRCLSYLMSEMPQEALGDAMQAQVISPEWATASYLQAACLFSLGMETDAQETLKDGTKLEAKRNKS, via the exons ATGGGAGCCCGATGCTCCAAATTCTCGCTCTGCTGGTTCCACTCTCATCTCAAGCCTTCCGTACTCGAATCCTCCGATCTCG AAACTGGGGCCAAGAATGACGGAAATGTATGGCCGAGCTTCACAGAGTTCAGCTTCGAGCAACTGAAAGCTGCCACTAGTGGTTTCTCTTCGGATAATATAGTGTCGGAGCACGGTGAAAAAGCACCCAACGTTGTTTACAAAGGGAAGCTCGATAATAATGACCGATGGATTGCCGTTAAGCGATTCAACAGACTGGCATGGCCTGATTCTCGCCAATTCCTT GAGGAAGCCAGATCAGTGGGGAGTTTGAGGAGCGAGAGATTGGCAAATTTGATTGGATGTTGCTGTGAAGGCGATGAGAGATTGCTTGTTGCCGAGTTTATGCCCCATGAAACGCTGGCAAGACATCTATTTCACT GGGAGAATCAACCAATGAAATGGGCAATGAGGCTGAGGGTCGCTCTTTATTTGGCGCAAGCGCTGGAATACTGTAGCAGCAAAGGAAGGGCATtgtatcatgatcttaatgccTACAGGGTCTTATTTGATCAG GATGGTAATCCCAGGCTATCTTGCTTTGGACTAATGAAGAATAGCCGAGATGGCAAAAGTTATAGCACGAATTTGGCTTTCACACCTCCGGAGTACTTGAGAACAG GTAGAGTGACCCCAGAGAGTGTAGTTTACAGCTTTGGAACACTCTTGTTGGATCTTCTGAGTGGGAAGCACATTCCTCCAAGCCAT GCACTTGACCTGATTCGTGGCAAGAATTTTCTTATGTTAATGGATTCTGCTTTGGAGGGTCATTTTTCAAAAGATGATGGAACTGAACTAGTGCGATTAGCTTCACGTTGTCTACAGTATGAACCTCGTGAGAGGCCAAATGCAAAGTCCCTTGTTACGTCACTTTTGTCACTTCAGAAAGAAGCAGAG CAGGTTCCATCTTACGTATTGATGGGTATCCCACATGAAACTACATCATCAACTCAGCAATTGTCCTTAACTCCTTTTGGCGAGGCATGTTTGAGAGTGGATCTTACTGCTATACATGAAATACTGGAGAAGATCGGATACAAGGATGATGAAGGGATTGCCAATGAG CTTTCTTTTCAAATGTGGACTAGTCAAATGCAGGAGACATTGAATTCTAAGAAGCATGGAGACACGGCTTTTAGAGCCAAGGATTTTGCAACTGCCATTGAATGCTATACACAA TTCATTGATGGGGGAACCATGGTATCACCAACTGTGTATGCGAGGCGCTGTTTATCTTACTTGATgagtgaaatgccacaagaaGCTCTTGGGGATGCTATGCAAGCCCAAGTGATCTCTCCTGAATGGGCCACTGCCTCCTACCTTCAAGCAGCTTGTCTCTTCAGCCTCGGAATGGAGACGGATGCACAAGAAACACTCAAAGATGGCACAAAATTAGAAGCCAAAAGGAACAAAAGCTGA
- the LOC110623421 gene encoding uncharacterized protein LOC110623421, translated as MPALEMPHIDLEQGSHRRSVTGSDDTCFSDAEDGSCYSQFYSTTGGSYDDYTFACVSDHEIIEGEVPDSRRVSSVSDCSVVVEIEGRVPEIKVHLDKVERDCRICHLGLESNSHESGIPIELGCSCKNDLAAAHKQCAEAWFQIKGNKTCEICHSIARNVVGVNETETKEQSNETNNATAVAAVAASASHLETPSFWRGHRFLNFLLACVVFAFVISWLFHFKVPSSS; from the exons ATGCCTGCTTTAGAAATGCCCCACATCGATTTGGAGCAGGGAAGCCACCGCCGTTCGGTGACAGGAAGTGATGACACCTGCTTTTCCGATGCAGAAGATGGGTCTTGCTACTCTCAGTTTTATTCTACCACTGGTGGCTCCTATGACGATTACACTTTCGCTTGTGTCTCTGATCATGAGATTATAGAAGGCGAGGTGCCGGATTCTAGGAGGGTATCGTCTGTGTCCGATTGCTCTGTGGTGGTGGAGATTGAGGGTAGGGTACCGGAGATAAAGGTGCATTTGGATAAGGTGGAGAGAGATTGTAGGATATGTCATCTGGGTCTGGAGAGCAATAGCCATGAATCTGGCATTCCTATTGAATTAGGTTGTTCTTGTAAGAATGATTTGGCGGCTGCTCATAAACAGTGTGCTGAAGCTTGGTTCCAGATTAAAGGAAACAA GACCTGTGAGATTTGTCATTCCATTGCTCGTAATGTGGTTGGAGTAAATGAAACTGAGACAAAAGAGCAATCAAATGAGACTAACAATGCTACTGCAGTGGCTGCAGTCGCAGCATCAGCATCCCATTTGGAAACTCCAAGCTTCTGGCGTGGCCATCGCTTCCTGAATTTTCTACTTGCTTGCGTGGTATTCGCATTTGTCATATCGTGGCTCTTTCACTTTAAGGTTCCATCCTCCTCTTAA